The sequence gcgtgtcatctaaattgaaacacaAGGGGTATATAAGAACTTTACTAGCTTGGATAACAAATATAATTTCATATTCGGCTGCACAATAATTTGTCTATTAAAATTACATTGCTTACATCATTTTTGTTCATAAAGTCAGCCAAAATATTTCTGAGAAGAAAGCTTAGCTGGGAAATAAACAAAGACCTACTGTTTTGACCAGACTTATGAAAAacaaaaattgttttaaaaaatgtTTTTTTCATATTTGTGTTTACTACAAATCCCACTTCTTGCCAAAACAAAAACTTTATAAAAGATCGTATGCTACAACTCCTTGAAACCCCACATGAACAAAATAAACCTTCCTTTTCACACCCAAAATGATGTCCTTCGACTTGGTTTCCATTTTCATATTTGCATCTTTCCTCTTTCTATTAAAGAAATGGATGAATTCCAAAAACCAAGCCAAAAGATTGCCTCCAGGTCCATGGAAACTACCTATTCTTGGAAGTATGCTTCATATGGTAGGTGGACTTCCACATCGTGTCCTAAGAGATTTAGCTAAAAAATATGGACCACTTATGCACCTTCAACTAGGTGAAGTTTCTGTGGTTGTGGTTACTTCACCTGAGATAGCAAAAGAAGTACTAAAAACTCATGACCTTGCTTTTGCATCTAGGCCAAAACTTTTGGCAGCAGAAATTGTCTTGTATGACTCTTCCGATGTTGCCTTTGCTCCCTATGGCGATTACTGGAGACAAATGCGTAAAATTTGTGTCTTGGAAGTGCTCAGTACCAAAAATGTTCGGTCATTCAGCTCGATTAGACGAGATGAAGTTGTTCGTCTTATTGAATTTTTTCGATCATCTTCTGGTAAGCCAGTTAATTTTACAAAAAGGATCTCTCTATTCATGAGCTTTATCATCTGTCGATCGGCATTTGGGACAGTATTCAAGGAGCAAGATGAATTTATACAAGTAATGAAAGATGTTACAGCCTTGCTGGAAGGGTTTGATGTGGCTGACATATTTCCTTCACTAAAGTTTCTTCATGTGCTCACTGGAATGAGGGCTAAAGCTATGAATCTCCACCATAAGGTAGATGACATTGTTGATAATATCATAAATGAGCACAAAAAAAACCTTGCAACTGGCAAGTTCAATGGTCAATTAGGAGGTGAAGATTTAATTGATGTACTACTAAGACTTAAGAAAGATGGAGGCTTTCAATTTCCAATCACCAACGACAACATCAAAGCTATTATTTATGTAAGTACTACATATTGCAAAAGTCTTCTCTAATTAGTCCGTTTATTCCTGTTTATCAAAGCTATTATTTTTTATCTGTTCCAGAAAGACTAACCTCTTTCTTATGTtcagaaataatttaatttaagctttttattttatccttaatgacaaATTTTTATGGCTAAATAAATATTTTCAGGGACACCGCTTCGTCCgaaaattttactaaatatatatattaacacTGTACAAAAACGGATAAGTAGGAAAAAATGACACCTCTTGATATGAATTATGTGTTGGTGTGTTGGTATGTGCTTGCTTTTTCCCTAAGAGGTCAAAGGTTCAAACCTCAACTAGTACATTTTTCTTTTACAAATATTTGAGAGGACCTTTGTAATAAAAATTGTGATGAAGTAGAATTGAACACCTTTTCTAACTTAAGACTCAACAAAATCTTTAAACTAAGGTTATTTTTTGTCTAAAAGTATGATAATCAAAGTTATACTCCAATTCTTTTATAAATTTCGACACAGCTTACAAAAATTCTTGTGTACGCCCCTGaatattttaacatgttttagATCATTAGTCCTATAATCATACAAATATTATAGTAtatttaagatcacaagttttgaaagattttatttcaCATAATAAATTGAACGGGAGGAGTATCATTTTAGCCTACATTTAAGACCACGTAATTATTTTAGTATATTTAAGACCGCAAGTTTCAAATTGCATCAATTCTATTCAataattatttttggtaattattttgtctttttattttcttgagccgAAGGTCTTTCAGAGACAACCTCTCTATTCTtacggggtaggggtaaggtctgtgcaCACACTACTCTCTCTAGACCCCATTAGTGAAAATTTTACtgagttattattgttgttgtagaaaGTCGATTCAGTTAGCTTTCAAATATGTAAACTAATGATGCTTTCATAAAGCTGGAATTTACAGTTTTGGAAAGTACAATGAAAAGATTAAGTCAGCCATCACAACTTAGCATTCTAAGATAATGAAAAGAGTAGCAACATATTATGATAAAGAAATAATATTTCTTTCATTATACATATCAAGAAATTATTTTGGTCTAGATAATAGATGTTCCTTTCATTATATACATACATAAAGGTATTAGTATTTAGTAGCACAAGTCCAGATAAATAGGCTATTTGAATATTGAGTAGAAGTTGGTCAAGGAGTTTGTACAAGATGAATAACACACGTGAGATAATTTGACAATGCACCTTGCTCATAAATGTAGGACATGTTTGCTGCGGGAACAGAAACAACATCAACCACAATTGATTGGGCCATGGTGGAAATGATTAGGAATGCAAGTGTATTCGCCAAAGCTCAAGCAGAGGTAAGAGAAGTCTTTAACAGAAAAGAAACTTTTGATGAAAATGATGTCGAAGAGTTGAAATACCTAAAATTAGTCATTAAAGAAACTTTAAGACTCCATCCTCCGCTTCCACTTATGCTTCCAAGAGAATGTAGGGAAGAAACAAATATAAATGGCTATACTATTCCTTTGAAATCGAAAGTAATGGTTAATGTTTGGGCTATCGGAAGAGATCCAAAAAATTGGGATGATGCAGAAAGCTTTAAGCCTGAGAGATTTGAGCAGAGCTCTGTAGATTTTGTTGGTAATAATTTTGAATATCTTCCCTTTGGTAGTGGCAGGAGAATTTGCCCTGGAATATTATTTGGTTTAGCTAATATTTATTTACCACTAGCtcaattattgtattatttcgATTGGAAACTCCCTACTGGAATCAATCCAAGTGACCTAGACATGACTGAGTCGGATGGAGCAAGTTGTGCTAGAAAGAGTAACCTTTACTTGATAGCATCTCCGTATCAGCCTTCTCAAGAGTGATTCAATGGCATCAAACTTTATGCAGGGGTTCGCCTTATAAAGCTTGCTAAGCATCACTCTCCTCTCCCCTTTAAGTTTGCTTTGCATTGTCCATCCTTCCAGTGTACTTCTcttcttatgatgttttaggcTTTACCTCTTTGTAATATACTGTGTCTTTAAGTATATGATATTTTCATTAGAGAATATCGAGtaacattttctgttaattttagTAAGTTGCCGTGGGAACACAATATATGAAAGTACGGGAGGGGTAAATTGTATGCCTATTAAAATTTGGTCGACTATAGTACGGACTTAGTCGACTGATACGGAGACAGCCTGCACAGAACTGTTAGTCCTTTCGATTTAAACAAGTATAAATCACAACAAATAGTAAAGGAACAGAATATAATATGAGAGCAATAAAGTAAATGACACCAgaaattttatactggttcggaaccAATGTGGTATCCTAATCCAGTCCTCTTGGGTTGCAAGAGTGTTGTCTTTTAGATCTCTTTATAAATTGAAATGAGTACAGCCTTTGTGGTTTTCAGCGATCACCACCAACGTTGACAAggttggttttcactcgctcactAACAACGACACTTgggttttcactcgctcaccaaagAAACGAACAATGACACAACCTCTTAGTATTTTTCCCTTTCTCTCTATCTTTTATGACACTAGTAAACTTAAGAATACAATGCTTGACTAAGGTGTAGAAAGAGTAGGAAAGTTGTCTGCGAAGCTGGTGCTTCGTTACTGGAGCATTCTGGTATTTATAATTATTGTCTGGAAATAGTCGTTACTGATGATTCCTTGATTGTTGGCTTTGTCCCTTCTTCCGAAATATTACTTTCGGGATATATTTCTCCTTAAGTAAAGAGATCAATGGATACTCTTTGAATTTAGAcagtcttttcttttcttttgaactcTGACTGAATCTTCCCTTTCTAACATTGAGATGTACTATGAATTTGGTCCTTCCTTGACAACTCCGTATGAATCTGGATGATTGTCGAGTCTTCTTAAACTCGTTGAATTTCTTTCTTTGGTCTTCTATCGGATTATATGGCATAAGAGAATTCTTTAATTACAACAAAATTGTTCCTTACATGAAGAGAATCATGCATCCTCATATCTTCCTTCAATGGATAAGTATTCCATATCTTCTTTCACATAATGGAATATTTGACCACTTTATATGGATGTGATTCCATATATTGTGCTGTTCTTTATATTGTGAATGACTTTTCCTTTTGAAGCATAAGTAATTAAGGTTAAAATAgtacggtatagccagttttcggactggtcattcaaagaTAGCCACCGTTtatgaagtcaatgaaaaataatcactattttgtTGCAACAGAGATCGGTCCCGCATAATATACGAGAGTTCGGTGCATCTGTgtacgaactccagcatattatgctggaccggtatactttgctgactcctgtataatatacgggagactggagcaccggtgctccaaactccagtatattatactggacatttatacttgctggaactccagtatattatgctggagttctagtgtacttatgctggaactccaacatattatgctggagttccagcatagttATCCTGGAACTCtcgtatacttatgctggaactccagtataatatacgggCGTACTTTCCgagttttgaacagtgttttcgctctgatttatctttacatgaaaagtggctaaatttcgattacttttgaaattgagctatttttgaatgaccagttataaatctgactatttATAAATTTCTCCCGTAATTAAGTGCGATGTTGATTGTAATAAGGAAAAATAGTAAGTAATTTCACCTTCTTTCTTTATCCCATGTGAGATGCTTTTTCCcactaaatattttctttatcatTCTGGGAATATTCACAACTTCAATCTCAAGTATACTTAATGGAGCAAACACTGCAACTTCACCCGGTTCTTGATTGATTTCTCCATTTGATTGAACTTTACTGAATCTTCTCAAAATTTATCTCTTAATTTTCTCGGCAgagatattttctttccttttgtttttcttgtacCAATCTTCTAAAGATCTTCTATAATTTTTTTTCCATATCCTCTTTGATATATTTTTAAACTTTCTTCCAGCAAGGTAAATCATTCCAATAAATCTAAATAATATACTCCATAAAAGTAGTATGCATTGTAGATATTTCCTTCCTTAACTTTGTAGTAAATTAACCATCATTCTTCCATCTGCTTTCCATAATAAATCTGTAGCAATAAATTTATCACGAGTAAATGTTCTTTGATTAAACCTTATGTTGGTGTGGTATTGTCAAAATTAGTTTATGAAACTTTTCCCTCATTTTcatcttttccttcttcttccctctCCGTTACAAACTAGTTTTCCAGATGAGTCTAAGTAGGcgttggacataaaaattataatttttaaaaataaatagtatttgaagttaagttgaaaaatagtatttagaatttgaaattatgtttggacatgcatttcactccaaaaaataTTGCAATTTTATGAGTGAGAGaaaaaattctgaaaattttgatttgaaaaactcattttttttttaaagtcttcaaaaacttacaaaatttatccgaaaagagaaaaaaaattatggACAAAATGAGTTATAGTAATAATGGATCCAAATATGAACATCACTGCTGTCCACTCAAAGCCCCTACATTGGAAATCCGCCGAAATTAAAAGGACCAAAGTAGAAATTTTGTGTTAAATCATTAAGTTCCCAATTTGAGCAATGATATTGCCAAATAGGTCCTCGTTTtccgtttatatatatatatatataggtcttatttttatattctttttaaaGAAAAGGTCACTTTAATATATTCAGTAAGCTTTTAGTCCTGATGTTTCTGATTTACTCTTAATAACACTTTCTTATAGAATAAGGTGTTTTATATTTGCAATAAACAGTTTCAAGAACCACAATGTATCAGAATTATGTATTTCGTTGTTGACCTGATTAATCTGATTAATTTCTGTTGTAATTAATACATTCAAGCAACTGAAGAAGAAAGTTTTGCGTGCAAGACTATTACTACATCCGTTTCACTTTACGTGAActtatttgactgggcacggagtttaaggaaagagagaagacttttgatcttgtggtctaaaatgagacacatatattatgtgtggctataaatctttgtgtaaaggtaaattgtttccaaataaggaaatgagtcattctttttgacacggactaaaaaagaaataggttcacataaattgaaacggagggagtatcatTTTGTATAGCTAATTGACGGtgaattgaaattttgtttttttctttaatGAGTTTTTTGGAAGTATCTTTAAGTTGTGGGCTACACAAAAATAGTGTTATTCCTTGAAAGATGTGGTATTAGACTGTCCACATAAGAAGTTATATCTAGGAAGTGATAAGTTAGGATGATGAAATCgtaaagtttttaaaaaaattttttagagttgattacttccTATATATAGTAGATCaagccatttttcactaaaaaatagatttgaacaatttgaaGTATACGGAGATATTTTTGATTTCatattaaaaggtaaaaaaaatgtgATTATTAGATGACCAAAATATGAAAAAACAGTGCCTTAACCTTGTTCCTTAAAACATAATAGTCAAATTCATATTGATGGTTTAGACTTATTTCTTGAATTAAGAATACTAAGGGAAATAGTATCAGTAGAAGATAATAGATTAATGGATATACTCAATTAAATAAAAagttttgattctttttcaaatgcTTATTTTGCATAATCATGTTAACAGTTCCTATAATATATAACAGTTCCTAGAGCCACCCCTGTTTATATAATGATTCATTCGCTCTAAATGGTTGTATCAACGCATATATACACTAAAATACAGGGTTATATACAGTTATTGTATCATTGTATGCATGGGCGGCTCAAGCTGAtatgtggcctaaagccaaaattTAATATGAggcttaaaatatttttaaaaagattataatatatatttttatttgaagtctattcttctagctttttgagatgcaaagttgttaataattttttataataattttttagtAATCATTATTTCTTCTAATAATTCCTTTTTAATTGATATTATAGCCAACTCATTTAGCTTTCTGATATACAAagttgttaatatttgttttgattgataTTTTCTAATAATTAATTGATAATATGATTAACCCATTAATTAATCTTTCTTGAGATACTATTGATCTTACGTAAGATTTTATCAATGTTAATTTTGAAAAACTCGCGCTAGAGCCACCCCTGTTTATATAATAGAAAACTTAtcaaaattttacatttatttGGAACCTAAATTTTTGTCACCGGTAATATAAACAATTACGACAATCGTTTTGTTATTTCTAATCAACATGTGACGTAGTGACAACAAAGTTTTATCACCAAACATACAATGTTTAAATGGTGACGACTTAAAATTTTGTAGCTAAGTGATACAATTATTTTCTACGAAAAAGATTCATAGCAAGATAATATGATCTTTGGCTACTATTGTTTATGGTTACAACTGACAAATATTATTTCAAACGCTCTTCATAGACTTAAAGCCCAATTTTTGTTGTCATGTATGGCTGCTATTTAATTTTCTGTGTTTAAATATTTAAAGCTGAAAATGGTATTGAATAATTACTAATTAGTTAGACTTGATATGATGAATCTGATCAATAAGGTGAAATTTGTTTTGGCCGTGTGTCATTCATTGAAGCTAAGGAGCACGAAACGTGACTGATGCTATATTTTTTACATCCTTGAGTTACTAATTCTGAGTtctaaaaaagaattaaattgtTTAAAGATTATTTTGGGCTGTGAAAGATAGGAAATCTTAGATAAGAATATTGTTAACTTTGAGGATTGTAGACAAACACATTAAGAATCGAGGTGAGAAGGTGACTTCCTGTATATTCATATGCATACTTGTGTGCTATTTTATACCGTAAGGGGATTGGAGCAGGCTACTATGAGATGTTCATGGTACACTCCTCTTCCCGCCGAACCCCTTTTCTCCTCGGTCCACAAAGAAAAAATGTAGGACTGGTGCCATAGAGTTACATAAAGCATAGTCCTAGTTAATCTAACTAATTTGATCCTTATAGATAGACTAGGTTATCCTCTAACTACTCGATATACTAGGCTTGACATCCTCAGCTGTTGTTGAGTTTAGTGCTCTGTACTCAGCCTCTACACATGACCTTGCCACTTGTGTGTTGTTTCTTAATTAGATTAGATGCCCAAGATATACAATTTGCACCTAGATAAATTGTGCAGTTGATATTCTTGTTGTGGTTCATCCTTCCCAATTTTCATCGGAGAATGCATATAATCTGAGAGATGACATTGCTGACACTTGAAAAAACGGCTTTCAAGGTCTCGTCGCTTAGGCGAATCACTTGAGCCCTGAAACGTTTTCGGTGCCATTGAACTAGACCAGTGAGCTATTACGCTTTCTTCAAAGGATGGATGCTTCCAAGCCCACCACTGATTGTCATCACTCGATCACTTCCTTTTTCACTAAGTGACTACTTAGGGACCTTAGCGTAAGCAAACTATGCATGCTAAGAGGAGAGGAGAGATGTTCGCAATTACTATCAAAACAAACCTGCCCCCTATCTTCTAAAGGGGCTCGTCACTTCGTTCGTACCTTCTTGGCTTAAGCTTCCACTGAACAACATGACCTTGTCGCCCCACCACTAGCAAAAGCTAAGTGCTTGAAAAGCACGCTAAGAAAGGTTGCTTCTTTAAGCAATCTGAGCCCATATTGAGTAATTTTGTTTACATATCTGAGAATCCTCTTCGAGCT is a genomic window of Nicotiana tabacum cultivar K326 chromosome 16, ASM71507v2, whole genome shotgun sequence containing:
- the LOC107806231 gene encoding premnaspirodiene oxygenase; the protein is MMSFDLVSIFIFASFLFLLKKWMNSKNQAKRLPPGPWKLPILGSMLHMVGGLPHRVLRDLAKKYGPLMHLQLGEVSVVVVTSPEIAKEVLKTHDLAFASRPKLLAAEIVLYDSSDVAFAPYGDYWRQMRKICVLEVLSTKNVRSFSSIRRDEVVRLIEFFRSSSGKPVNFTKRISLFMSFIICRSAFGTVFKEQDEFIQVMKDVTALLEGFDVADIFPSLKFLHVLTGMRAKAMNLHHKVDDIVDNIINEHKKNLATGKFNGQLGGEDLIDVLLRLKKDGGFQFPITNDNIKAIIYDMFAAGTETTSTTIDWAMVEMIRNASVFAKAQAEVREVFNRKETFDENDVEELKYLKLVIKETLRLHPPLPLMLPRECREETNINGYTIPLKSKVMVNVWAIGRDPKNWDDAESFKPERFEQSSVDFVGNNFEYLPFGSGRRICPGILFGLANIYLPLAQLLYYFDWKLPTGINPSDLDMTESDGASCARKSNLYLIASPYQPSQE